One Anaerohalosphaeraceae bacterium genomic window, CGCCAAGATGCCGCTGGGCTGGGCTGCCTCCGGCAATAAGGCCGCCAAAGCGGCCCTGACGACATTTTGTGAGTGGATGTCGATGACACCGGACGAAATCGAAGACCTTCACAAACAGTGTGCCCGGATTCAGGAGCAGAAAACCTTCGTGATTGACCCGCAGCCGATTCTGATAAAAGCCCGCACGGCCGCCGCCGCTCAGCAGGCTGCCCAGCAGGCCCCTCAGCCGGCCGGCACCACGTTCCGCACCACCCGACGCCTGCCCGGACAGGCCCCGGAACAGGTTGCCCCGCCGCCGCAGACCCAGCCGGCCGCACAGACCACCGACATTCTCCGCCCGGCTATTGCCCATGCCGCTGACTTCGGCAAACTCTTCCACAGCTCCCTGCTGGACTTGGAGGGGCTGACCCGCAGCCGCATTGACACCGGAAAACGAAACGAATCGCCCCTGAAATACCTGGGCCTGTGGGGCTCTCAGGAGGTGAACATCAATACAGCCCCCCGGCAGGTGCTCGAGGCAGCGTTTATGATGGTCGCTGCCGAACCGGAGAATTTGGCCAAAGCCGTCATCGAGCGCCGCCAGACCAAGCCCTTTGCCTCGCTGCGCGAGCTGGAGGAACTGGTGCCGGAAGAGGCCCACCGAATCCGCGCGGCGGCTCCGTATTTGACAACCCAGAGCGTTTTTTTTCAAATTCGAATTGTCAGCCGCTGCGGAAACGCCCGCTGCGCCGCGGTGGCAACCGTATTTAAAGATCAAAAGCAAGTGGAAACCCTGGCTGTCCTCTACAGCCGTTAAAACTGCAGGAGAATAGATGTGGAACCGAAACTGGTAATCGGCATCTGCGTCGCCCGGCAGGAAGCCGATGTCGTTGTGCTGGACCTGAGCAAAGCTGAGCCGGCCGCGGCGGACTGTTTTCGCGTCTGCCCGGAGGCGGACCCCTCCGGAGCCCTCTCGCTGGGGGCTGCGGTCGGGCGGGCCGTCCGCGCCAGAAACCTCGTGTACGAGGAAGCCATTGTCTCGCTTCAAAGTGATTTTTACGCCCAGTACCCGCTTCGCTCCGCTTTTGCCGAACCGCGGCAGATTGACGCAACCATCAAATACGATGCCGAGGAGGCCTCCGCAACCGATGCCGCCTCGCTGGCAGTGACCTATGAAATCGTCCGGGTGCGTCCGGACGGCTCGGATGTGATGGTCTATGCCGCCGACCGCCAGACGCTCACCGACCTGCTCATGGACCTGCAGGGGGAGGGGCTGGACCCGGTGATGATGGAGCCGGAAGGAGTTTCTCTCGCACGGGCCCTCGAACAGGTGTCTCCATCGTTTCGGGAAACAAACTGTCTGCTGGTCTGGCTGTGCGGCGGACAGTGCCTTCTGCTCAAAAACACCAACAAAGGAAAGGCCGCCTACTTCCGGCGGGTTCTGCTGGCCGGAAAAGACGACAAAACGGAACCGCTGGCCCGGCAGATTCAGCTCACCCTGGCCGGATGGGCCTTCGGCGAATCGATTGACGGCATCGTCCTGACCGGACAGCTCGAACATATCCGACCGGAGGTTCTCTCCCGGAAACTGGCTTATCCGGTCCGGACGGAAGAGCTTCACTGGCCGTTTGGACAGACCGCCGAACCAACCCTGACGGCGGCCGCCTGGGGAGCGGCCCTGTCCGCGCTTCATCGGGCCCGACGGGCGGATTTTCGGCGCGATTTCCTGCCGTATCAGGGCCGCCGAAAAATGCTGCAGAAATCGCTGCGGATGCTGAGTATTTCCCTGACAATCATATTTGCAGCGATCGGATTGTATTTTCAGATGAAGTCGCTGCGGCTTCAGAACTATATCGCCCGTCTGGAGGACAAAATCACCGCCGAATACAAAGGGTGCATGTACGGCCAGAAACCCCCGCCCAACCAGCCGATTCTGACGCGTCTTCGCAGCGTGCTTCGGCAGGTTCGTCAGCGGCAGGAGGGCTTCGGCGGCGGCGACGAAGGCTCCGTCCCGGCCCGGCTGACCTTCCTGATGGAGGCCCTGAACAAGACGCCCGCCTCGGTGGACCTGCAGATTCAGCAGATTTCCATTACGGAGCGCACCATCCGCCTCATCGGCGACACCGACGGACGGCGCAGCACGCTCCAGCTGCTGGATGAGTTCAAAAAGCATCCGAAACTGGATGTGGAAAGCAACCAGATTTCCCCGGCCCCGCCGCGGGATAAGTTTGAGATTGTCCTTCAGACCAAAAAGGAAGGAGGTGCCGGATGAAAAAGGATTTCTGGAAACAGCCCGACTTTTTCTTTCTTCTGCTGCCGGCGCTGGCGGCGCTGTGGGCCCTGCTCAGCGGCCTGGTTTTTTATCCGCGCCACAGCAAGGCCTTCAGCGACAAAAAGACCCAGTATGCCGAAGCGGCGGCCCTGATTGAACAGATTTTGCAGCTGGAGCCGGCCCGCATTCACTATCAGGGACAAACCGGCCAGTCCGGCGATTTTGACTATACCGTCGAGGTGGACCGCTTTGCCAAGGAGCTGGGAATCAGTTCCGGCAGCTATACCCTGAACGTGCGGCAGGCCCTCAAACAAAAAGGCAAAACTCGCAGAAGCGCCGACTTGTCCTTCAAATCCGTCAAGATTGAGACGGCAGCCGGCTTCCTTTCGGCAATGCTGGCCCGCTGGCCCGATTTGCAGTGCGAACAGATTGCCCTCGATAAAACCGGCACCGGCAAAAACGAATGGAATGTCAAGCTGCGGCTGGTCTATATTTACTGACCGTCAGCGGCCCAGCATAATCTGCAGGCACAGGTCGTTCAATTCATCCAGCTGCTTCTGGAGCTCATCCGGCTGCACCGTTCCGCCCTTGAGGGCTTTCTGGAGCCGGCCGGCCTTGTCCGCCAGAGCAGACCGACGGAACCGCCGCCCCAGCTCCACCAGGCGCCCGGCATGGTTCGCCAGCGTTTCATAGTCGCTGCGGGCATAGCATTCCCGAATCTGCTCCGTCAGAACCGGCAGCGCTTCATACAAATCCTCCGTTCCCTCCGCTTCCGAGGCAGCGGGCTCTTCCGAAACCGAGGAGGCCGCCTGGACGGACAGAAACGACCGAAGCGTTTCATACAGCTGGCCGCGGGAGACGGGCTCAACCAGCACGGCATTGCAGCCGGCAATCTTAAACTGTTCGGCGGTCTTGCGCGACGAATCGCCGGTAATCACCACGATCGGAAGATGCTCATCGGCGTTGCGGAGTCGGGCCGCCGCCTTGCGGGCGTCCTGAACCTTTTGCAGGGCAATCAGCGCCAGGTTGAACGGCTTTTGTTGGTGCCCTTCGAGGGCCTCGCGAAGACTCTGAACCACGCACACATCCAGACCGGCCCGGCGCAGCAGCAGCGAGGCGTGAACGGGATTCGGCGGGTCGCTGTCCAGCAGAAGGACGCGGCCGATGCACCCGATATGGCGGTCATCCTCCTGCGGCACAGCAGCAGGAGCCGACGGGTCCGCCGCCGATGTGCTCTGAACCGGCTCTACAAAGCACGGCAGAATCAGAGAAAATGTGCTCCCTTTTCCCGGCTGGCTGGCCAGTTCCACATGACCGCCCAGCAGTCCCATCAGCCGGCGCGTGATGGCCAGTCCCAAACCGGTGCCCCCGTATTTGCGGCAAATCGAAGAATCCGCCTGGGTAAACGACTCGAAAATCAATGATTGTTTGGCCGGTTCGATGCCGATTCCTGTATCCTGCACATCAAACCGAATCCGTTTTTGACCGGCCGCCGTTTCCGGATACACACGAACGGCAATAAACCCTTTTTCCGTGAACTTGACGGCGTTGCCGAGCAGATTCAGCAGGCATTGGCGCAGCCGCATTGGGTCCGTGTACACAACCCCCGGAAGGTCCGGCGAACAGTCCACACGAAACTCCAGTCCCTTGGAGCGGGCGGTATGCTCCATCAGCTCCGCCGCCTCACGCACTACCTCGGCGCACGAGCAGGGCACCATTTCGATATGCAGTTTTCCGGCCTCAATTTTGGAAAAATCCAGAATCTCATTGATCAGCGTAAGCAGATTGGAGGCGGAACGCTGGATGGTCTGGACATATTGACGCTGTTCCTCCGTCAGCGCCTCTTCCTGCAGAATGTCGGCAAATCCGAGAATGGCGTTCATCGGCGTCCGCAGCTCATGGCTCATATGCGCCAGAAATTCGCTTTTGGCTCGATTGGCCGCCGCGGCCTCCTCCGCCAGAATACGGGCCCGTTCGGCGGCGGCGCGAAGCTGCCGATTGGCCTGTTCAATTCGGCGGTTGGCCTGATGCAGCTCATCTTCTGCGGTTTTCTGTTCCGTAATATCCTGAGCAAAGACAATGACGCCAGCCACCTGCCCGTTTTCATCCCAATAGGGGATCCGGTCCGCCAAAACCCAGCGGACACGGTTGTCGGCCGTGACATATTTGCGCAGCTGCTTATAGAGGGGCTGACCGCTCAGAATCACCTGCATATCCTTTTCGAGGGCCTTCTGAGCACCGTCCGGGAACAGCTCATAATAGTTTTTTCCAATCAGCTCCTCGACGGACAAACCGACGGATTCGGCGGCACAGCGGTTGGCCCGCAGAATCGTCCCCTGACGGTCGCGGTACCAAATCATCGCCGGCACAGAATCAAAAATAGTATGGAAATCCCGCTCCAGATGCTCCAGTTTTGCCTGAAGCCGTTTTTGCTCTTCAAGCGCCTGCACCCACTTTTGGTGAGTCTCCCGCAAAAGTGTTTCCGGCGGCATCGCCCCATTCGAGGGCGACGACGCGGACTGAGAAGAACGCTTTTGTTCGGTTCGGTCTGTACGAAACATTTCAGACGGTCCCTTTCCGCAGGCCTTTTTCTCACGGCGGATTTGCCGGCTGTCCGAACATTCCAAATCAGACACCTTGCCCGTCAAAATCCGAAAAGACTGAATCCGCCGACAGCCTTGCCGAAAGAAGACATCGTCCAAAAACGGAATAGACTTAACAAACCGAAGAGAAAAAAACTCTCCCCTCCCGTCCGATAAAAAGACCGCTGACAATATGGACCGTCGCCTACGGGCTGTGTGAGGTCAGCCCCTCCTGAACGGCATATTTCGTCAGACCGGCAATCGTGCGGATATTCAGTTTCTGCATGATATGCTCGCGGTGAGAATCCACCGTTTTGGGGCTGAGATTGAGAATCTGAGCAATCTGTTTGGTCGTATGCCCTTCAGCAACCAGCTGGAGGATTTCCCGTTCGCGGGAGGTGAGAACGTCCCGCGTCTGCCAGTTGGGATTGGTAAGCATATTCACATAGTCCGTGAAAACCACGGAGGCAATCTTGGCACACAGATAGGTTTTGCCCTGCATAATGGTATCCAGACCGGTCAGCAGCTCGGAAAAAGCGGACTCTTTGAGCATATACCCGCTGGCCCCGGCCTTAATCATTTTGGCAACCATCGATGCGTCCGAATGGGTAGACAGGGCCAATATTTTTAGGTTGGGGTTGTCGGCCAGCATCTGCTGGGCGGCGTCAATCCCGTTGAGATTCGGCATCCCGATATCCATAATCACCACATCGGGCTGCAGATTCCTGACCAGTTCCACGGCCGTCCTTCCATCTCCCGCCTGCCCAACCACCTCAATATCCGAACGCCGCTGCAGAAGAACACACATTCCCTCCCTGACAATCTGATGATCATCCACCAACACGATTCGCATTTGTTTCTCCCTGCCCAAAGAGCCCTTCGCCACTCCTGTCTTTCACCGATTCGAAAACGGCTCTTTGAAAGAATTGTCCTCTTTCTGACCCTGAAAAACGATTTATATATTTGTTTGCAGAAGAGATTTGCTCTTCCGCAGCCCTGTTCAATGGTAACACCGCATCTGCTGTCAATCGGGGCGACAGGACTTGAACCTGCGACCTCTTGACCCCCAGTCAAGCGCGCTAGCCAAACTGCGCCACGCCCCGAAAATCTCCTGCAATTTAGTATCAGAAATCCTTATTTTATGCAACAAAGCACAAAAAAACAAGTTTTTTGTTCAAAATTCACAAACCTTATCGATTTTGCGGGTTTTGCGGAGGACTCGGCTCAAAAAGGAGGGCGGCGGAGTTGATGCAGTAACGAAGGCCGGTCGGCGGGGGACCATCCTCGAAGACATGCCCCAGATGCCCCCCGCAGCGGCTGCAGAGAACCTCAGTTCGAACCATTCCATAACTGCGGTCGATGCGGCGGATGACGCGTCCGGCCTTCTCAACATCAGAAAACGCCGGCCAGCCGCAGTGAGACGGGTATTTCGTTTCAGAAGAAAACAAAACCTGCCCGCAGCCGGCGCATTTGTAAAGCCCTTTTTCAAAGTGGTCGTTGTAAACCCCCGTATAGGGCTGTTCCGTCCCTTTTTTTCTCAAAATATAGTATTGTTCCGGGGTTAAAATCCGCCTCCATTCGGCATCCGATTTGATGACTTTCTCGGACGAATTTTCAGAGGCTTCATTTGGGGCAGGGTCAACTTGGCTCATTGGTTTGTTCTCTCCAACCCGGTTCAGCCAAAAAACTGTGGAACTCCACGGCAAGCCGAACGGCAGCAAAAACCCAAAGACCCCTGTGGCAGCCCAGAAAAACATCGCCTTATCCAACGTTCCCGCCGAACATCCCTCCCCCACAAGCTCACCCCGCCGTCCGCACGGCAGGCCGTACCAAACTAAGGAGCCGCCGGAGTTCTTGAGGACGCAGGGGCAGACGGGCTTTGCTGTTGAGAAGGCTGAGGAACCTGTATGACTACACCCATCTTGCCGAGATGTGCGGCTACATCCGGCTGATACGGGTCAATCTGGATGCTTCTTCGGAGATACTGCTCGGCCTGAACGTAATCCTTTCGATTCAAATAATAGATTCCGATTAGTTTATGAAGCAGAGCCGAATTGGGAGAACGGGCCAGGCCTTTCTGGTAGCAGGTCAGGGCGTAATCATCCAGCCCTTCGGCCTGGAAAGAGCGCCCCAGCAATGTCAGCGATTCCGCGGAGCCGCCGGCCTGCTCAATAAACAGCTCCGCCGCAACCTTCATCCGATCAAACTGCCGCAAATCCCTGTAAACACGTACTTTCGCGGCCTGTGCAGGAAAATGGACCGGGTCAAACTGAAGGGCAAGTGTAAACTCCCAGGCAGCCCGGTCCAGCTGTCCTTCCCGCTGATAGATTTTGCCGAGCTGATAGTGGGCCTGCGGATCGTCAAATTTTCGGTCCAAACGGCGAAGAAGCTGAGCTTTATCCGATTCAATTACATCCGGATTTATGCGGTCCGTTCGAGGACTTGCGTTTTGACAGCCGCAGAACATCCCCACGCTTATCAGGAACAATCCCGCAATCGTTTTATTCATATTGCTGCCTC contains:
- a CDS encoding ATP-binding protein; amino-acid sequence: MECSDSRQIRREKKACGKGPSEMFRTDRTEQKRSSQSASSPSNGAMPPETLLRETHQKWVQALEEQKRLQAKLEHLERDFHTIFDSVPAMIWYRDRQGTILRANRCAAESVGLSVEELIGKNYYELFPDGAQKALEKDMQVILSGQPLYKQLRKYVTADNRVRWVLADRIPYWDENGQVAGVIVFAQDITEQKTAEDELHQANRRIEQANRQLRAAAERARILAEEAAAANRAKSEFLAHMSHELRTPMNAILGFADILQEEALTEEQRQYVQTIQRSASNLLTLINEILDFSKIEAGKLHIEMVPCSCAEVVREAAELMEHTARSKGLEFRVDCSPDLPGVVYTDPMRLRQCLLNLLGNAVKFTEKGFIAVRVYPETAAGQKRIRFDVQDTGIGIEPAKQSLIFESFTQADSSICRKYGGTGLGLAITRRLMGLLGGHVELASQPGKGSTFSLILPCFVEPVQSTSAADPSAPAAVPQEDDRHIGCIGRVLLLDSDPPNPVHASLLLRRAGLDVCVVQSLREALEGHQQKPFNLALIALQKVQDARKAAARLRNADEHLPIVVITGDSSRKTAEQFKIAGCNAVLVEPVSRGQLYETLRSFLSVQAASSVSEEPAASEAEGTEDLYEALPVLTEQIRECYARSDYETLANHAGRLVELGRRFRRSALADKAGRLQKALKGGTVQPDELQKQLDELNDLCLQIMLGR
- a CDS encoding type II secretion system protein GspK; translated protein: MNPCKTTSWSIEKPHRRGLVLAVVLMILVALTALTAALSLFVKQTQRRVNYMIDYQRARYACDSALKYILSVLPEQRYRVISREGLPDFSDLFWLSEEDYAAYLQAWLDIAEDDKIQQVIELSGLTEEEPAPQPERSLAEILAALVQRMTNPNAAEETAAVNEPKPIDPLKLVVPGPYGQPWPLVSKPIELNFGEAVVTIEIEDENAKMPLGWAASGNKAAKAALTTFCEWMSMTPDEIEDLHKQCARIQEQKTFVIDPQPILIKARTAAAAQQAAQQAPQPAGTTFRTTRRLPGQAPEQVAPPPQTQPAAQTTDILRPAIAHAADFGKLFHSSLLDLEGLTRSRIDTGKRNESPLKYLGLWGSQEVNINTAPRQVLEAAFMMVAAEPENLAKAVIERRQTKPFASLRELEELVPEEAHRIRAAAPYLTTQSVFFQIRIVSRCGNARCAAVATVFKDQKQVETLAVLYSR
- a CDS encoding tetratricopeptide repeat protein, which encodes MNKTIAGLFLISVGMFCGCQNASPRTDRINPDVIESDKAQLLRRLDRKFDDPQAHYQLGKIYQREGQLDRAAWEFTLALQFDPVHFPAQAAKVRVYRDLRQFDRMKVAAELFIEQAGGSAESLTLLGRSFQAEGLDDYALTCYQKGLARSPNSALLHKLIGIYYLNRKDYVQAEQYLRRSIQIDPYQPDVAAHLGKMGVVIQVPQPSQQQSPSAPASSRTPAAP
- the msrB gene encoding peptide-methionine (R)-S-oxide reductase MsrB, which translates into the protein MFFWAATGVFGFLLPFGLPWSSTVFWLNRVGENKPMSQVDPAPNEASENSSEKVIKSDAEWRRILTPEQYYILRKKGTEQPYTGVYNDHFEKGLYKCAGCGQVLFSSETKYPSHCGWPAFSDVEKAGRVIRRIDRSYGMVRTEVLCSRCGGHLGHVFEDGPPPTGLRYCINSAALLFEPSPPQNPQNR
- a CDS encoding response regulator transcription factor; translated protein: MRIVLVDDHQIVREGMCVLLQRRSDIEVVGQAGDGRTAVELVRNLQPDVVIMDIGMPNLNGIDAAQQMLADNPNLKILALSTHSDASMVAKMIKAGASGYMLKESAFSELLTGLDTIMQGKTYLCAKIASVVFTDYVNMLTNPNWQTRDVLTSREREILQLVAEGHTTKQIAQILNLSPKTVDSHREHIMQKLNIRTIAGLTKYAVQEGLTSHSP